A window of Punica granatum isolate Tunisia-2019 chromosome 8, ASM765513v2, whole genome shotgun sequence genomic DNA:
CAATGATTAGGACACAAGTGTTCCCTAATGAATTCCAAAATCTCAGAGAAATAATGACCAGATAGATTTAAAAAATGTGACAGCATTTACATCCAATGACAAATCAGAGCAGTTATCTAGTCTAGAATCCAAGGCACTCATGGATGCATAAGGCATGGAAAGGTAACTTCTATATAGCATTAATATATCAGTGAAAACCTTGGAATTATTGATAGATAGACACAAATAGAAATAAACTTAGGGGTTGTCTTACTAAACTGAGAAATATTGCACTGATCTTTGAAAAAAGCTTCTTCTTGGCGTCAACAAACTCTGCCAAACCTGTATGTTATATAAATACGCATATATAACTGCAGGAAGTCCTTTAATAATGCAAACAGTCTTCTCAATGTTTAATTAAAGCAACAACTAACTTGAGATCTGTCTACGTTTGAAATTTGCAAGAGACAATAAACCTATTTGAAAAGAATAAAGATCATCGGACTCTAACCTTTGATGGATTCTCTGAGCACCTGCAGATAAAAGGAAATGCACCATCATCCCCAAATATAAAAAGGAATACaatgaaaaagaatgaaaagcaCGCTACTGTACTTTAGTGAATTGGTTCTACAAGGTAAAAATAATGCTCTTCACTGCTGAGAAAACTCTACCTATTTGATAGAAGTTGTTTAACCAATGCTTGAAACTTAGTAGAGGATTTGTTCAAAGTATGGAAGGAGAAAAAATGAATAGGAGACAGAGAAAAGATATAGGGGATACCAGTACTTTACAAGTGTTTCTGGTACTAATTAAGTAAACAAATCATTTAGTTCACTAAGTTCAGTTTGTTAAAAAGTATGAACTGATATGCACTtaatttatcttcttcttctttgtttttttaatacaaCTTAATTTATCAGTACACAAATGCAATCTGTGCATTAAAATAagttttatatgtttttttcaAAAGGAATTGTGAGTTCAAGGTCCTTTCAAAACAGATAATGGCTAGTGAACTGACTGATGGGTTCCCAAAATTCAATGACCTGCTAATCAGTAGTGTAAAGAACATGAATTACTTCATTAAAGACCAACTGAAATGAAAAGCCATTTTCCTCAATAATTTTTCCTGAGATATGATATGTACCTTCCCCAAGATCAAGGGGATTAGAAGTGTCAGAACAAGACTTCTGAGAAGTTGCTCTGTTGGAACTGTCACACCAACTCCATCAGCTATGAATTTGGAGATAGAGAACGGGACCTGCATAGAGATTCAAATATTGGCCATGCTGAGACAATACAAATGAGGCAACCACAGTGCACAAATATATGATCGAGCATATGGATGAAACAAGTGGAAGTCCTTTATTGTGGGTCAGATGGgaaggggaagagagagaggaaaagcCAATTTCTAGACATATATCCTCTCTTTGCCAAATTGTGAAAGTGGCATCGACTCTGGTATTGGTACTCAAATAGCACAATCTTTAGAGGGTAGCTTCAATGagaatatggtacaaaaacaGGCATCCagaaatttttttggattttttaggATAACAGTAAAGAAAGTGTGCAGTAATAAGCTAACTTTGCCGTCAGAGAATAACtgtattattaataaaaaaagtttcaGGGATTAGTTGGAAGCAATGAAATAGCATTTCCAAGACCaaaaagggggggaaaaaagagaaaaaaaattatatttaaaaataaatttataacatTTGCAAGGCGTGGATCATTTCAGTCACTGAAAATACCCAAGCATCAACTAAACTACATCGGGATAGTATTGTTCCATCAAATTGATAATTACCGCACTACATCATCATTGACACTTGCAATTGCACGattcaatgaaatataaaagtaatgaACTGTGGTGAAGAACAAAATGACTAATTATAGGGAACTTACAATCAAAATTCCTAAGAGATTGGATATCACGGTCATTGCAAGAGCAAGAGCAGAGTTCCCCCCCGCAAGCTGCTTTAGATGCAAATATTCAGTAAAGAACACTAATTATGTAATATCATCGTAGAAGATACTAAACAGAAGACATGGTTATGCCTGAGTAAGCGCTACACCACTGGATAATGTAGTTGGCATACAGCTAAAGATGGCGAGTCCTgcaagaaagggaaataattaaaacttgATTGCAGGCATtagtaataataaaatgactttaaaattttccacAGTATAAACATCCTTTAAAAGCCTTTACATTGAGAAATACAATGTTAGATCATGTTTCTGAGAAGAGTAGTAGCATGAGGTTTCACTAGAGTTAGGATTGAATGCTATAAGAAAAGCAGCCAAACCTGTAACAAATTCTTGAGGGTGGAGTTGAATCTGCAAAATTAGCTTTGAAAAATAGGGTGTCAATAGTAATATTGAGACCTGCAAAGAGAAGATGAATAATACTTCAATGAATAGAGAAATACTGAATATCCAAATCAACAGCATGTCCAGGGTAGCATTACTGCATGCATATTATGAGCTTACTgtggattttaaaatatataaacctACCACGTTTCAGTAAATGTTTATATACTTGAAAGCTAAAATGCAGGAGAAGATTTAGACAGGCAATGTACTTCTAGGCTTCTGCACCCTAATCTACTTTGGGGGTGGGGTGGTGGGGAAATAGATATGCACCATGCAAGTGTAATGTGCAGGGTGTGGCAAATAGTATACTAATTAGATTGAATGTTACATCGAGATCCACCGATGTAATACAGTAAAGTATTTATTCGCATTTATTAAATTGAGCTCTATCATTGTCGATACAGTGAATTATCATGTGGCTTCATGAGAGTCGTTAAATAGAGTCCATctgaacattttttttttgtggccACAATCTTCTATGCATCGACTATCAAGAAAAGGCAAATACTATTTATACATACAGAAGAATTTTTCGGATGAACCTGCAATATGCACAAGCATTAAAGAAATTTGAAGTCATACAAGCCCAAAAATGCCAACAGGCCATGCTTCTGAAGCTGCGCCAATTTCTCCACTTCGCAATGTCAAACCTAAGCACGGAGAAAACTGTGGATCAATATGGCATCATTAGGAAGCACGATGAACCATAATATCATGGTCGAATTCTAACCTGATATAACGAATATACCAAAGGTGCTAAATTTTGATAAGAAATACTTATCAGCAAGACAGCCAAGGCCAGGATTTGCAAGTCCTAATGCAACTCCACCAATAAGAGCTGAGCATCAAATGAAATTGCATTATTATCAAGCATTACAATAACTAAGGAAGAGTGTCGCATTGTAATATCGATGAAAAAGCGAATTATGAGAGAAACACCACTATTGAGTGAAAGAGCTCATCAGAGCAGGACTTAGGACATACAATTTCCTTCAAATAGAAATTTGGCAAGCATGAAAATACCGAGAATGGAATTCAATCGAAATGGTTTTCCATTGTCATCAATCATATCAAGAAAAGAAGGCTTCAAATACCATCAAAGCTGAAATCATACTGCATCCATTCTATACATAAATTCAAATCACACAAATTTGCAATAGAGGAAATGAATAACATGATAAAAACTTAtcctaaaataataataataataattgtcatcaattattattataattattattatcatatgATGCATACACAAGTACCTAGTGGtagaaaattatttgatgCAAAACTCAACAGCGGTTTTGACCAAGTCAATGCCCTGGCTGAAGTAGGAGTCCTTGAAGCAGCTTGATATCCATCACCATCAACCTAAACGAGAATTTCAGATCTCTTAACAACAATATGGACCCAATATCTTAACAAAAAGAATATCTTATTATACCACTAAACAGTCAACCAACAGAAGATATTGATGCAATATGTAAGAAAACGTAATTCTGATTAGTTAGAAGATTTAGGTCTCAGTAAGAAGGAAGCACAGGCTATTCTAGGCTCTGTTACTGATATTCAGTTAAAAGATAGTCAAATGAATATGAAACTGTGATTTGCGGGAGCTCTAAATATTATGGAAAAATTGCACTAGAACTTTCAGACAACCCTGGACCTCTATAAAACCCCCGGAGTGAAATTGGATTAGTGGACGAGTATCTGAATCAAGCATGAAGCCCCAAATTCCCTCAGACACCTAGTAGAACGTCAAGGATTACTGAAGTGGAATTGGAGCTCCAAAGCTCTTCACCACAAGCTATGTCCATTGGAACCCTTAGAAGGAATCACTATTACGCCTTAGGTGACAGACAACTCCAGATCCACCAAACTGAGGTACCAAGGGATCTCAAAACCCAAAACATCTTTAATATGATGCTTGAAACTCCCTATACTTCTAGAACGCCCAAAACCAGCACACCTAAAGAAAATTCCTAAAGAACTGCAAAACAACAGGACATCTAAAGTAATCCAGATTCCTAAAGaaaattgcaaaatcaaaAGCATCTTGTGGAGTTGTGGCCGTCCAGGTTTCCGAAGGGTGTCTCCCCAAGTTCCAGTACACTTCAGTCTCGTTTTTGGTCCTACCAGGGATTCTCAGGTGTTACTTATATCCTATAGGAGGTTGCAATTCTAAAGATTGGTCCACAGGACAGAGGCGCTACAGCAAAGCTGCAAGCGGCAATTCACTTCCATCATTACGAGTTCCATTTACACTAGCATTTAATTAATCGGCCGTCCGATAGCACCTTATTCTACTCCACTTCACAAAACCTGATGAATTGCACAAATGGAGAACAAACAACGTATCTCTATTAGACCTAACCTCGACCGACAACTTACTCATTCTCCTGATCCGTCAAACGAAATGGAAAATTCTCGTATCTGAACCGTCCAGCCACAGCTGCATGCATTTCAGCACTAGCAGAAGAAATCCGATCCGGAGAGGAAGCCGGAAATGAACCTAACCTGGTTGGAAGGTTGACACGCCCGAACTGGTCTTGAAGTCAAGCGACTCTGACCGACCGCAACGGAGCGGCCGGAGAGCACAGGTCGATGAGCTAGTTGCGAGCTCCGGCAACTGAATCGCCTCGTCTGGGAGGGGTTAATGCAGATAAGTAGGTTTTGGAGAGTTCCCGCCATTACAGAGAACGGGAAAAGctcaagctctctctctctcgtcaaTGTTTGTAGTCAATCAGCTTAGAACTGAGAAGAGTGAATATATGAAGATTAACAAAATATCCTTTTCCGAAGTGTTGGGTTAGACTCCTGGcgagtgtgattttaaaattataattttaacataattttatctataataaaataaaatagagtgaatcttatttataatattttttttacaataaaataaaataattcatacaaaatcaaattataaattacatttatatcacacttttttaaaattaaaattttattttgaaatcaaacgcaacaTTAGACCTTCTAATAagtattttcataatttgtaACCACCAGTACAGTGATTTAGTGCTTAAGTATCAAGCGTtccacttgaacatcacgAATTCGATCCTCGCTGAGAACGTAGAGCTCACCACTATGTGAgtgtattatgggatggcGGTGACCGACTTATAATACTTGATTCAGTGAGTCTTAAACTTAATTTACTAATGTTAATGGGATTACGGTGACCAAGTTGAGCAAAGTCTAAGCGAATTATGACGAAAAAAACATTATGTGGCGGTTAGGTTCTCTCAGTTAGGATAGCTACAGCATACTAATAATCCAACCTAACCTTTTTATtgagcaaattttttttccataatttgtagattatttatttattatataattaaaatttaaaatagaaaTGTAAAGTAATTATTTccagatatatatatctatatatacatattggCTCGGGATAGGAAAACGGCTTAAGTTCAGCGAGTCAGCCGAGCTGAAGAAGATCGCAAGAAGCAGAGTGAGTGCAAACGTTGGAACACAACGAACGGCAATGGCGGCAACCGCTCGCCTGCAACTCCTCCACACTCCCTCCATTATCAGACCTTCGGTTCTCTTCTCGAGGCCTTGCTTTAGCTCCGGTCTCCATTGCTCCCGCCTCCGCAAGATCTCCACCTCCCCTGTCCTTTGCTCCAATTCAGATCAAACACCGCAGGTCCTATCTCCCATTTGATTTCTTAATAATCCCCGTATATGCGTGTTTTATGTATGGCGTGATTGAATGGTGTAAATACAGGCAGCTTCTTCAGCGGGTGCGTCCAGCAAGTCCATAGTCGGGGATCTGCTCGACTATCTGAATGAATCCTGGACTCATTTCCACGCTACGGGTAATGAAAAGATTCTGCCTTTACTCCTCCGTTTCCCCGAGAAAGAGAATCAATAGTAATGAAAGCATGAGTGGAAGTACTACTACATACTTGAATCAAACTCGAAGATAATCGCCATTGAAACGAGTCTTTACTCTGGATATTGTACCTATGGAGAtgaaaaaaagggggggggggggggggggggggggggggggtgggttGGGGGGGGGTGGAACAGTTGATTGCTGTCTCCATCCTCATAGGGTCTATCTTGTTCTCTGCAGCTGAAGCAAAAAGACAGTTAATTGCTGCTGGGTTTCATTTGCTAAATGAGAATGATGAATGGGACCTTAAGCCTGGCGGGCGCTACTTCTTCACGAGGAACATGTCTTGTCTGGTTGCTTTTGCTGTAGGAGAAAAGTGAGTGCAGAGCTTCTCTATATTCTCTTCCCTGCTTATTCATCAACTTAATGTTGTGGAATATTAGAAAGTTTCTTACAAGGAGTTATGTCTTTGCAGATATGACGTTGGCAATGGTTTTCACATTATTGCTGCTCATACAGATAGCCCGTGTCTAAAACTAAAACCAAAGTCTGCATCAGCGAAATCTAATTATCTCATGGTCAATGTTCAAACATATGGTGGTGGTCTGTGGCATACTTGGTTTGATCGAGATCTAAGTGTCGCTGGACGAGTCATTGTAAGAGATAGTGATGGCTCATATCTGCACAAGCTTGTGAAAGTGAAAAGGCCTCTGCTCCGAGTCCCCACTCTGGCCATACATCTTGATCGGTTTGTTTCTGGCCCTTTTAACCAATACATGCAGTTATCATTATATAGGTGAATAGACAAATTAATGTCTCCTTTTATGTTTTGGAGATGCCATTGACATTATGCTTTTGATGTTCGTCTTCTAGAAACTCTAAAGAGAACGTATCATAGCTTTTCCTTTTGCCGCTCGATCATATGTTAGATATTCAGGTAGTATTTAGTGGCAGGGTGTGAAACCTGCTTCTTCTGCTTCCTGTTATATATTTTCCATACCTATTGGTTTTTAACTGCCAAATCCGTATACTGCGCTCACAggccttttatattttcatcttTCTGGGTATTTAGCACAGTGAACAAGGATGGATTTAAACCAAACCTGGAGACTCACCTCATTCCTCTTCTTGCCACAAAACCGGAAGAAACATCAGTTGATTCAAATGACAAAAAGGCAGTCTCAAAAGCTGTTCATCATCCACTGCTTATTCAGGTAGTCTACTGGTACATCAATAGCTGTACATTAAAGTTCTAATATACACCCATGTTTGTTCGATACCACGTTGCTCTCATCTGTGCACTGCAATGATGCCCAGAGGCCAGATACCATAACATTTAAGAACCAATAGCATGTACATCAAACACTTATATTCCTTTCTAATTTCAGGTTTTGTCTGATGAACTTGGTTGCTCTGCCTCTGACATAATGAACATTGAGTTGAATCTTTGTGATACACAACCTAGCTGCCTTGGAGGTGGAAACAACGAGTTTATATTTTCCGGAAGATTGGACAATCTTGCTTCAAGCTATTGTGCACTGAGAGCTCTTGTTGATTCTTGCGGGTCACCGAGTGATTTATCAACTGAGCATGCTGTCAGGATGGTGGCTTTATTTGATAATGAAGAGGTAAATTTTGCTGCATctgtccattccccattccAGTGATTCGGTTTTTCCCTTTTACTCGTTTCTATAGGCAATTGTAGAAAGCTCTGCTGTTGGAGTTATTCAGAgtaaaaatatgtataattatatttagcATCATTGTTCTACTGTGCTTATACTTTAATGAAGTTGTTATAGCACTCTTGGTCAGGTAGGTTCAGATTCATATCAAGGAGCTGGAGCCCCGACAATGTTTCAGGCCATAAGGCGCGTCGTTGACTCCCTGTCTCATAAGTATATTGGAGAGAGTGCTTTTGACCGTGCAATTCGGAAATCATTTCTCGGTACGCTTTCTGCGTGGATCTTAACTTCCAAGATGTTCCTTCTTTGGTCTTGTATTATCATGCGTTATAGAGTTGCCTTATCTGCAGTTTCTGCTGACATGGCTCACGGGGTCCACCCAAATTTCATGGACAAACATGAAGACCACCATCGCCCAGAAATGCAGAAGGGCTTGGTGATTAAGCATAATGCTAATCAGCGTTATGCTACAAGCGGAGTGACGGCTTTTCTTTTCAAAGAAGTTGGCAAAGCTCACAATCTTCCTACCCAGGTAAATATCCTCCGCTATTTTCTCAACCTCTGTCAAGATGATTATTCTATAGTGCTGCCGATAGAGAATGTGAAGCTCTGAAAAATCTCTGTTGTAGGAATTCGTTGTTAGAAATGATATGGGATGCGGGTCCACAATCGGTCCCATTTTGGCATCGGGGGTAGGAATCCGAACCGTGGACTGCGGTATTGCTCAACTTTCCATGCACAGGTACCAAATTCGATCTCCTGTCTTGGATTTTCATCAACCCCATAGTTGTCCCTCTTCATTTGTTATATATACACTCCGAGCATtgagttattattattttaactgCAGCGTGAGAGAGGTATGTGGGAAGGAAGACATAGACATTGCCTACAGACATTTCAAGGCATTCTACCAAAGCTTTTCAAGTATAGATAGCAAGCTCACTGTAGACTACTAGAGCACATTATTCAGGTCTTCTCGTTCAATTCAAATCGAATAAGATTAATTATTCATAACGAAACAGGCACATTCTCAATGAGATTCCTGGAACAAGATTTGTTGTCTCGTTCATCTGTACTTCTATCTAATATCAGCGAAAAGATAGCGTTGATGAAACACAAGATCGTTTTCTTTCATCACTTATAGGCCGGCTTTAGAACACTTTCTGTAAACTACTCCACCATGAACCTGTGAATGACAAAGCATAGGTTTACCATTGCCAGTGGTCATCATAACGGGCCATAAGTCATCTTTCCTAAAGTTGTATTAACAACAAAGACTGCTTAATACAGCAGTTCCTCAGCAAGCAACATTCCATGGAAGCAAGCAATCTGCCGTAGAGCAGAGCATTAGCAAATATCAGTGATTCATGATAAGAAGGCCATGGCCACCGCGTGTATATGCACCAAAAGCTGAATCAACGGCTCGAACAATTTCCACTATCGTTTTCACCAAAAGTTTCCTCCAGAGCTGCCAGCTTTGGCTTTGCCCCACAGCACTGTCAAAGAATAAAACAAGTATATTCAGTATTTGCTCCTGACAATGTATGATCCAATATGGTCAAATAGAGGAAGAGACCAAGAAACAAAAAGAATTACCTTCTTCTCACCAATTAAAGCGTATATCAGTTCTTAATTTCTCCTAGTACTGTTCATCGTCATCAGCAAAATCTTTCATCACCATCATCGGTGACAAAGGGCTCTCAGCAAGCTCCAAATCGAACTGGTAAAACTGCCAGAACTAATGAGCTTCCCATCCTTGAGAACGTAGGAAGCTCCATAAAACACCGAGGCTAGTAGAGCGGAGATACGTCTTGACGGCAACAGTGTAAATGCATCCAACTTCCGCTCTAATCCGCACCTCGGTTGATATGCCTGCACTCCCGCTGCCAGCTATTAAAACAAGCAAACTCTAAGAGCCCGCCACAGTTCAGGCTCAAGTTTTCCGCTGGCGGAGTGCAGGCATGGCCCAAGCCCCTCACCAGGGCCGGGCTAACTCAGAACTCGTGTCAGGTTGCTGTTATGGGGCGTTTCAGTCAGTTAGCAGTAATGATGCATAATTCATCGTTCAAAATTAGTGGCTATTCATACTGAGAAAGATACTATTTGCAAACAATAGTTCCTGTCAAAAAACTATGAATTATCATATGCATTGTTAAATACTTGAGGGAAGTCTCTGGAAGTAGAACATAAGAATGTCTACAACCTAATATCTGTACCTTATTGGAACATGTTATGATAAGATAGATTAACATAAGATTGCATGAAGTTGTCAGGctagaaattgaaaattttccaacCCAATCAGAGCAAATTAGGGGAAAAAGGAGGAAATAACCAATTtcttaatctaaaaataaatgCTTAAAACGTAGATTAGTCCAAAAAATATAGCACCTTGAACAAAGAGAGCCTCATGCTTTTACTGAGACTCTTCTATTGCATTTCTATCCATAAAAGGAACAAAATAGCAACTCACAAAATTCCTAAAAAAATGGATGCTTTATCTGTAACATTAATGCAAAACAAACAATTGAGTCATGgcaaaaacaaagaagaaatttAAGTTGAAAATTGATGCattgtacaaataaaatacattgaaaaatatcaaaactTCAACATTAAATTGTGAGGGGAaaaaa
This region includes:
- the LOC116187643 gene encoding probable aspartyl aminopeptidase; translation: MAATARLQLLHTPSIIRPSVLFSRPCFSSGLHCSRLRKISTSPVLCSNSDQTPQAASSAGASSKSIVGDLLDYLNESWTHFHATAEAKRQLIAAGFHLLNENDEWDLKPGGRYFFTRNMSCLVAFAVGEKYDVGNGFHIIAAHTDSPCLKLKPKSASAKSNYLMVNVQTYGGGLWHTWFDRDLSVAGRVIVRDSDGSYLHKLVKVKRPLLRVPTLAIHLDRTVNKDGFKPNLETHLIPLLATKPEETSVDSNDKKAVSKAVHHPLLIQVLSDELGCSASDIMNIELNLCDTQPSCLGGGNNEFIFSGRLDNLASSYCALRALVDSCGSPSDLSTEHAVRMVALFDNEEVGSDSYQGAGAPTMFQAIRRVVDSLSHKYIGESAFDRAIRKSFLVSADMAHGVHPNFMDKHEDHHRPEMQKGLVIKHNANQRYATSGVTAFLFKEVGKAHNLPTQEFVVRNDMGCGSTIGPILASGVGIRTVDCGIAQLSMHSVREVCGKEDIDIAYRHFKAFYQSFSSIDSKLTVDY
- the LOC116187797 gene encoding probable sodium/metabolite cotransporter BASS4, chloroplastic: MAGTLQNLLICINPSQTRRFSCRSSQLAHRPVLSGRSVAVGQSRLTSRPVRACQPSNQVDGDGYQAASRTPTSARALTWSKPLLSFASNNFLPLALIGGVALGLANPGLGCLADKYFLSKFSTFGIFVISGLTLRSGEIGAASEAWPVGIFGLVSILLLTPYFSKLILQIQLHPQEFVTGLAIFSCMPTTLSSGVALTQLAGGNSALALAMTVISNLLGILIVPFSISKFIADGVGVTVPTEQLLRSLVLTLLIPLILGKVLRESIKGLAEFVDAKKKLFSKISAIFLSLVPWIQVSRSSTLLLMVKPTVFLVAIAMGTALHLILLAFNAVAIKCLSTVSGGNQSVFAKKDNADAALLVASQKTLPVMVAVVEQLGGAFGESGLLVLPCVAAHLIQIIMDSFLVNFWLRKDLSADGLKVA